In Salmonella enterica subsp. enterica serovar Typhimurium str. LT2, a single window of DNA contains:
- the dcd gene encoding dUTPase (similar to E. coli 2'-deoxycytidine 5'-triphosphate deaminase (AAC75126.1); Blastp hit to AAC75126.1 (193 aa), 95% identity in aa 1 - 193), whose translation MRLCDRDIEAWLDEGRLSITPRPPVERINGATVDVRLGNKFRTFRGHTAAFIDLSGPKDEVSAALDRVMSDEIVLPDGEAFYLHPGELALAVTFESVTLPPDLVGWLDGRSSLARLGLMVHVTAHRIDPGWSGCIVLEFYNSGKLPLALRPGMLIGALSFEPLSGPAARPYNRRQDAKYRDQQGAVASRIDKD comes from the coding sequence ATGCGTTTATGCGACCGAGATATTGAAGCCTGGCTGGATGAAGGCCGTTTGTCTATCACCCCGCGACCTCCCGTAGAGCGCATTAACGGCGCGACGGTCGATGTACGTCTTGGCAATAAATTTCGAACCTTCCGTGGCCATACGGCGGCGTTTATCGATCTGAGCGGGCCTAAAGATGAGGTCAGCGCGGCGCTGGATCGCGTGATGAGCGATGAAATCGTTTTGCCGGACGGCGAGGCATTTTATCTGCATCCGGGCGAGTTGGCGCTGGCCGTTACCTTTGAATCCGTTACCCTGCCGCCGGATTTAGTGGGCTGGCTGGATGGTCGCTCCTCGCTGGCGCGTCTGGGGCTGATGGTGCATGTGACGGCGCACCGTATCGATCCCGGCTGGTCGGGCTGCATTGTGCTTGAGTTTTACAACTCCGGGAAGCTGCCGCTGGCGTTGCGTCCGGGTATGCTCATCGGCGCGCTGAGTTTTGAGCCGCTGTCCGGCCCGGCGGCGCGGCCTTATAACCGCCGTCAGGATGCCAAATATCGCGATCAGCAGGGCGCTGTCGCCAGCCGGATTGATAAAGACTGA
- the asmA gene encoding suppressor of ompF assembly mutants (similar to E. coli suppressor of ompF assembly mutants (AAC75125.1); Blastp hit to AAC75125.1 (617 aa), 76% identity in aa 1 - 617): MRRFLTTLMILLVVLVAGFSALVLLVNPNDFRAYMVQQVAARSEYQLQLDGPLRWHVWPQLSILSGRMTLTARGASEPLVRADNMRLDVALWPLLSHQLHVKQVMLKGGVIQLTPQTEAVRSDDAPVAPKDNTLPDVAEDRGWSFDIRSLRVADSVLVFQHENDDQVTVRDIRLNMEQDAEHRGTFDFSGRVNRDQRDLALSFSGTVDASDYPHNLTAGIEQLRWQLQGADLPAQGIEGQGQLQAQWQEAQKRLSFNHLNLTANDSSLTGQVQVTLAEQPEWQIDLQSSKLNLDNLLPHHSAVAQTGGAVSQGQNTLPLTRPVIASRVGAPPYQGLQSFTAEIALQADSVRWRGMDFTQVSTKMSNQAGLLDITDLQGKLADGEMSLPGTLDARTASPRIEFHPRLNHVEIGTILKAFNYPISLTGKMSLVGDFSGADIDAEAFRHSWKGKAHVDMSNTRLEGMNFQQLVQQAVERSGGDAQQSQENMDNATRLDRFTTDLTLNKGTLTLDDMVGQSSMLALTGSGTLDLVKQSCDTQFNLRVLGGWNGDSNLITFLKETPVPLRVYGKWQELNYTLQVDQLLRKHLQDEAKRRLNDWADRNKDTRNGKDVKKLLNKL; the protein is encoded by the coding sequence ATGAGACGATTTCTGACGACGCTGATGATTCTCCTGGTCGTGCTGGTGGCCGGATTCTCTGCGTTGGTATTGTTGGTCAATCCGAATGATTTCCGCGCCTATATGGTGCAGCAGGTTGCCGCGCGTAGTGAATATCAGTTGCAACTTGACGGGCCGCTGCGCTGGCACGTATGGCCGCAACTGAGTATCCTTTCCGGGCGAATGACGCTAACGGCGCGAGGCGCCAGCGAACCGCTGGTGCGGGCTGACAATATGCGCCTGGATGTTGCTTTATGGCCGCTATTGAGTCATCAGCTTCATGTTAAGCAGGTGATGCTGAAAGGCGGGGTGATTCAACTGACGCCGCAAACGGAAGCGGTACGCAGCGATGATGCGCCGGTCGCGCCGAAAGATAATACCTTGCCGGACGTAGCGGAAGATCGCGGCTGGTCGTTTGATATTCGTAGCCTGCGCGTTGCCGACAGCGTGCTGGTTTTCCAGCATGAAAATGATGATCAGGTCACGGTGCGCGATATTCGTCTGAATATGGAACAAGATGCCGAGCATCGCGGCACGTTTGATTTTTCGGGACGCGTGAACCGCGATCAGCGGGATCTTGCTTTATCGTTCAGCGGAACGGTGGATGCTTCCGATTACCCGCATAATTTAACCGCGGGTATTGAGCAACTGCGCTGGCAATTGCAGGGCGCGGATCTACCAGCGCAGGGGATTGAGGGGCAGGGACAATTGCAGGCGCAGTGGCAGGAGGCGCAAAAACGTCTTTCATTTAACCACTTAAATTTAACGGCGAATGACAGTTCTCTGACCGGGCAAGTTCAGGTAACGCTGGCGGAGCAGCCGGAATGGCAAATTGACCTCCAGTCCAGCAAGCTTAATCTGGACAACCTGTTGCCGCATCATAGCGCCGTGGCTCAGACAGGCGGCGCGGTGTCGCAGGGGCAAAATACGCTCCCCCTGACCAGGCCAGTTATCGCGTCGCGTGTTGGTGCGCCGCCTTATCAGGGGCTGCAAAGCTTTACGGCGGAGATTGCTTTACAGGCGGATTCAGTTCGCTGGCGGGGAATGGACTTTACCCAGGTTTCGACGAAGATGTCTAATCAGGCCGGATTGCTGGATATTACTGATTTGCAGGGGAAACTGGCCGACGGAGAGATGTCGCTGCCCGGCACGCTGGACGCCCGCACCGCCAGTCCGCGCATCGAATTCCACCCTCGCCTCAACCATGTTGAGATTGGGACTATCCTGAAAGCCTTCAATTATCCGATTAGCCTGACCGGTAAGATGTCGCTGGTTGGCGATTTCTCCGGGGCGGATATTGACGCAGAGGCATTTCGCCATAGCTGGAAAGGAAAAGCGCATGTTGACATGAGCAATACGCGCCTTGAAGGAATGAATTTCCAGCAACTGGTGCAGCAGGCCGTAGAGCGAAGCGGCGGCGACGCGCAGCAGTCGCAGGAAAATATGGACAACGCGACCCGACTGGATCGCTTCACGACCGATCTGACGCTAAATAAGGGCACGCTGACGCTCGACGACATGGTCGGGCAATCTTCTATGCTGGCGTTAACCGGCAGCGGAACGCTGGATCTGGTTAAGCAGAGCTGTGATACACAATTTAATCTGCGTGTGCTGGGCGGCTGGAACGGCGATAGCAACCTGATCACCTTCCTGAAAGAGACGCCGGTGCCGTTGCGCGTCTATGGCAAGTGGCAGGAGCTGAACTATACCCTGCAAGTGGATCAGTTATTGCGTAAGCATTTACAGGATGAGGCGAAGCGTCGGCTCAATGACTGGGCGGATCGCAATAAAGATACCCGCAACGGTAAAGATGTGAAGAAGCTGCTGAATAAGCTGTAG
- the yegH gene encoding putative inner membrane protein (similar to E. coli putative transport protein (AAC75124.1); Blastp hit to AAC75124.1 (549 aa), 90% identity in aa 23 - 549) → MEWIADPSIWAGLVTLIVIELVLGIDNLVFIAILAEKLPPGQRDRARITGLILAMIMRLLLLASISWLVTLTKPLFSVQALSFSARDLIMLFGGFFLLFKATMELNERLEGKDSANPTQRKGAKFWAVVAQIVVLDAIFSLDSVITAVGMVDHLAVMMAAVIIAISLMLLASKSLTRFVNNHPTIVILCLSFLLMIGFSLVAEGFGFHIPKGYLYAAIGFSVMIEALNQLAIFNRRRFLSANHTLRQRTTEAVMRLISGKKEDAELDAETAAMLADHDDSQIFNPQERRMIERVLNLNQRTVSSIMTSRHDIEHIDLNAPEAEIRALLEKNQHTRLVVTGENEQEDLLGVVHVIDLLQQSLRGEPLNLRALIRQPLVFPETLPLLPALEQFRNARTHFAFVVDEFGSVEGIVTLSDVMETIAGNLPNEVEEIDARHDIQKNPDGSWTANGHMPLEDLVQYVPLPLDEKREYHTIAGLLMEYLQRIPQTGEEVQVGDYLLKTLQVESHRVQKVQLIPLHNGEPDQEM, encoded by the coding sequence ATGGAATGGATTGCCGATCCGTCAATCTGGGCCGGACTGGTAACGTTAATCGTTATCGAACTTGTTCTCGGCATTGATAACCTGGTCTTTATTGCCATCCTCGCTGAAAAACTACCGCCGGGGCAGCGCGACCGCGCGCGCATTACCGGCCTGATACTGGCGATGATCATGCGCCTGCTGCTGCTGGCGTCAATCTCGTGGCTGGTCACCTTGACTAAGCCGCTTTTTAGCGTACAGGCGTTAAGCTTTAGCGCCCGCGATCTGATTATGCTGTTCGGCGGCTTCTTCCTGCTCTTTAAAGCCACCATGGAGCTCAACGAACGGCTGGAAGGGAAAGATAGCGCCAACCCTACCCAGCGTAAGGGGGCGAAATTCTGGGCGGTGGTCGCGCAAATCGTGGTGCTGGACGCTATCTTTTCTCTCGACTCCGTGATTACCGCCGTGGGGATGGTCGATCACCTGGCGGTCATGATGGCGGCCGTGATAATCGCCATTAGCCTGATGCTGCTCGCCAGCAAGTCACTGACCCGATTTGTGAACAACCATCCCACCATTGTCATTTTGTGTCTTAGCTTCCTGCTAATGATCGGCTTTAGCCTGGTGGCGGAAGGGTTTGGTTTCCACATTCCGAAAGGGTATCTGTACGCGGCTATCGGCTTCTCGGTGATGATCGAGGCGCTCAACCAACTGGCTATTTTTAACCGCCGCCGTTTTCTTTCCGCTAACCATACGCTGCGCCAGCGCACAACGGAGGCCGTGATGCGGCTGATTAGCGGTAAAAAAGAGGATGCCGAACTGGATGCGGAAACCGCCGCGATGCTGGCAGACCATGACGACAGCCAGATTTTTAATCCGCAGGAGCGCAGGATGATTGAGCGGGTGCTGAATCTCAACCAGCGCACCGTAAGTAGCATCATGACGTCGCGTCACGATATCGAGCATATCGATCTCAACGCGCCGGAAGCGGAAATCCGCGCTCTGCTGGAAAAGAACCAGCATACGCGTCTGGTCGTGACGGGTGAAAATGAACAGGAAGATTTACTCGGCGTCGTCCACGTCATCGATCTGTTGCAACAATCGCTGCGCGGCGAACCGCTCAACCTGCGGGCGCTGATTCGCCAACCGCTGGTTTTCCCGGAAACATTGCCGCTGCTGCCTGCGCTGGAGCAGTTCCGTAACGCCAGAACCCATTTTGCCTTTGTCGTAGATGAGTTTGGCTCGGTTGAAGGCATTGTGACATTAAGCGATGTCATGGAGACTATTGCCGGTAATCTGCCGAATGAAGTCGAGGAAATTGACGCCCGCCACGATATTCAGAAGAACCCGGACGGTTCCTGGACAGCAAACGGCCATATGCCGCTGGAGGATTTGGTGCAGTACGTGCCGCTACCGCTGGATGAAAAACGGGAATACCATACGATTGCCGGATTATTGATGGAATATTTGCAACGCATACCGCAAACCGGTGAAGAGGTTCAGGTGGGCGATTATTTGCTGAAAACATTGCAGGTAGAAAGCCATCGAGTGCAGAAAGTGCAGTTAATTCCGCTGCATAACGGCGAGCCAGACCAGGAGATGTAA
- the udk gene encoding uridine/cytidine kinase (similar to E. coli uridine/cytidine kinase (AAC75127.1); Blastp hit to AAC75127.1 (231 aa), 95% identity in aa 19 - 231) produces the protein MTDQSHQCVIIGIAGASASGKSLIASTLYRELREQVGDEHIGVIPEDSYYKDQSHLSMEERVKTNYDHPNAMDHSLLFQHLQALKRGSAIELPVYSYVEHTRMQETVRVEPKKVIILEGILLLTDARLREEMNFSIFVDTPLDICLMRRIKRDVNERGRSMDSVMAQYQKTVRPMFLQFIEPSKQYADIIVPRGGKNRIAIDILKAKISQFFE, from the coding sequence ATGACTGATCAGTCTCATCAGTGCGTCATTATCGGTATCGCTGGCGCATCGGCTTCCGGCAAGAGTCTTATTGCCAGTACCCTTTACCGCGAATTGCGTGAACAAGTGGGTGACGAACATATTGGCGTTATTCCCGAAGACAGTTATTACAAAGATCAAAGCCATCTGTCGATGGAAGAACGCGTAAAAACTAACTATGACCATCCGAATGCGATGGATCACAGCCTGCTATTTCAGCATCTTCAGGCGCTCAAGCGCGGTTCGGCGATTGAATTACCGGTATACAGTTATGTTGAGCATACCCGTATGCAGGAAACGGTTCGCGTAGAACCGAAGAAAGTGATTATTCTTGAAGGTATTCTGTTACTGACCGACGCGCGTTTGCGTGAAGAGATGAACTTCTCTATTTTTGTCGATACGCCGCTGGATATCTGTTTGATGCGCCGTATCAAACGCGATGTGAACGAGCGTGGTCGCTCAATGGATTCGGTGATGGCGCAATATCAGAAAACGGTGCGTCCGATGTTCCTGCAATTTATTGAGCCTTCCAAACAATATGCGGATATTATCGTGCCGCGCGGCGGTAAAAACCGCATCGCTATTGATATTCTGAAAGCGAAAATCAGCCAGTTCTTTGAATAA